In Cottoperca gobio chromosome 19, fCotGob3.1, whole genome shotgun sequence, the genomic window TTAAAAATCTGTAATTCTCTgacggctgccgctaacgttagctcagcttgtttctctgataacttaagatccagaagtccgaggactaaaatccttcatccagtAAAAATATACAGTCAATAATGTACAAGAAAGAATGTGGCTTAAAAGAGTCAATTTTAGGAcggcttctggcagacaaccacaacgctgacACATGCACAAAGGGTACATGACGCCATTACAAGCAACCAAATGAAACAGTTtgttaccttgattaaaattaAGCACTTCTCTGGTTTTAAAAAATAGTTGAAACATTTGGTAttatgtaagtacacaactcaacaaaacattaaacatattgtGTCGTCGTTTTTGACATTTCTAAGcatgtaatacatttttaaaacattaacttataacttttgttattaaaacctgcattattagatttgttttatggCCACTCCTGGGCAACGAGACAAGCTTTAAACACAACgttgacatattatcactttATAAGGTTGATGCAGGATGTTGCTTCCCCtgtcggagagagagagggaattCATCAAGAAGCTacttgaagatgtcaccttccACTCTGGGAAAATGTgatcatttttcacttttctgaCGTTGATCGTTCAATCTATAAAATTGTAATTAGATGTGCAGAAAAGCATGCCTCCTGGACAAGGAAAGGAGATTGAaaaagggaagaggaagaaggggaggaaaggagcagAAGAGCAGGAGACATTATTAACTTTGAGAGCCATGAACCCCCATATTTGTGTCTGCTCCAAGTCATAAACTGAACCCCAGGGTGTAAgagcacactgtgtgtgtgtgtgtgtgtgtgtgtgtgtgtgtgtgtgtgtgtgtgtgtgtgtgtgtgtgtgtgtgttgtgtgtgtgtgtgtgtgtgtgtgtgtttatctatgTGTCCTCTGTTCCTGCTTATTTTagggtttttttcttcctctatgGCTCATATTTTCCATTCTGAATAAATGTCCTAAGCATAGCTGAAGCTTGATGTAGTCAGTAAGgccattaaaacacacacacacacacacacacacacacacacacacacacacacacacacacacacacacacacacacacagtgagaaacATGCCTCTGGCCCACTTGCTCTCTCTGCAGATCAGCTTTCAGGTTGTACTCCTTAATTCTGCTCCTTTGACAGTTTCCTGGTCATGTTTGGAAGCAGGAAGCTTCGTGCTGCAGGCCAAGTCAGTTTATGTGTCTGGCCCTCATGCAGTTTTGGACCCAATGGGGACCCTTAGTTGGTTTTTCATTGACTGGGCTGCTTTCGATCTTATGTGGTATGTGCACATGAGACTTCAAGCAGCTGTGTTGTTTTGGTCAATCTGCCCTTCTGTCGTCAAGTTGTTTTAAATcattcaagcaaaaatgccaaatattctcTGCAGACAGATTCTCCGatgtgagaatttgctgcttttctgtgttttatagaATTGTGAACTGAATATCTCTGTTGGtcaggcaaaacaaaacaaaaaaaataattacaagttattatttaaatacCCTATAAATTTTATGTAGGgttgcaaataaaaaatattttgattattGATGATTAGTATTTCTTAGTTAcattaatttattgtttggttgtaacaataaatataatcgTAAAAATGCTGATCACAATTTCAGAAATCCTAACGTGATGTTAGGAATTTCTGAAATTGTGATCAGCATTTTAATGTAActaagaaataataaataatccaaaaaaatTATTTTGCAACCCTACATATCTTATAATTTATAGGgtatttatataataacttataatttttttaattattaatgttgatttatatgAATTTTTCTAAGCTAACTAGTTAAAGAACACttctaataaagaaaatgaagacatgagATGTCTTTTGAGGTTTTTACTGAGTTTGAAAAATAATGATGTATTGaacaattttaatttctttaaataacttAACATAACCATTTTTGAATTGGTACCCAAGACATGTACTAAGCAGgacattttacagttgataaataaactgcagatattgattcaaaacatatatttggcATTTCTGTACTTCAATTCCTTGTTATTTATCGGCTGATATACATATAAGAAGAAGCCAATATATCTATAATGAACTAATATTGTTCGGGCTCTAGTCTTTTCACATGAGCAGCCTCAGTCCATGATTTCTTTCCAAAGAACTCCTTGTTCACATATCTGGTTGCTTACAGCAGTTTTCTGCATCCTTTTATTGGAAAATGTATTGGTTTTGTCTTTTTCGCATCCACGTCCTGTCTTTTGACGGTGGGATCATGTAACATCATGTAATCTGGCGCCGTGTTCTTCTGTTTCCTCAACAGTGATTCGAGCGAAGGTGGTGGGCGAGAGAGAGGTGGATTCTGGGAATGATGTCTATGGGAACCCCATCAAGAGGATCCAGTATGAGGTCAAACAGATCAAGGTAAGAATAAACTGATCAGAGTATCCACCAAAGTATTTGGATGCTCAGACTTTGACTCCTTCattctgacctttgacccgcTGGCTGTGGTTGTTGTTCCAGATGTTCAAGGGACCTAACCAGGACATCGATGCCATCTTCACTGCTcctgtgtctgctgtctgtggCGTTACCTTGGATGTCACCGGCAAGAAGGAGTACTTGATCTCAGGTGCGTACTACTGATAATGTTTTATGTCAGCTTTGTTTCTGGAGAGATTTCTTAAATctgtacagaaatgtaaaaactcaATTTGTCTTACACTTATCTGTTTTTGTATACAAACAAGATATGACGTGTTAATAATTGAGCTTTAAAGATGATGGTAGATGGATTTTGtcacctttggacagagccaggctatttgtttccctctgtttccagtctttatgctaagctaagctaagctaacaactCCTGGCAGTAGCTCCAAATTCAGAGTTATtaatcaatcttctcatctaactctcagaaaGAAGGCCAATAAGCGTATTTTACAAAACGTTCAACTGTTCCTTTAAGCATACACTGCATTTAGTCAGTTGCTTGATtggcattacatttaaataatggtaattatttaagtaatttatatagtaaaaatactaaatattagtttatttgcttctctctgttttatatctttgtaAATAGTATTAGAAATGTGTTACTTTGGATtctggtatatatatatatatatatatatatatatatatatatatatatatatatatattataagtatataagtataagtattatAAGTATACAAAAAGTGAAAGaatgaaaagacagacagataatcaCATATCGACCTCCAGGTGTAAACAGCCTGGCAGACAAACATGGCATTGAATAAAGACTTAGCCGGCCATGTTGTGTGTTGGAGTAACTGTTTATGTAATTATGGATAATGATATGCTGCTCACTAAACCCTGTGGAGACTGGGAGTGACCTTGTCTGTTGTGTAGCAGCTTGAGCTCCTGAGAGTTGTAACATTCTGTTTATCTTGTTCAACCTGCTTGAGATGACGATGACCAtgagatgaaaataaaatatttcactcTACAACATAACAGCACGAAGAGAGCATTTTCTAGTGGGCTGGATGTATTGTGACTGTCCAAGACCTTTTTATTCCAATTGACTCTGCATAGCCTTTCTTCAACTCCAGTGTTGATAAGTTTTATAAGCCACTTATTTTTCAAGACCAAAaaccttaaagggatagttcggattgTTTTGAAGTGAGGTTGCTTGAGGTACTTATTCATAGTCCtagtactgctgtggacggggcagcagcaaaatatattttttatctagTTGGTTAcagtgtgactttggtgtttttaaagCGTTAGTTCGGATTTTCCAAAGTTTCTTAATAACAAGAACAAAGTAATCAACAGAGGCAGCGTTAGACCGGCAACTTCCTTGTTCTGTAgaatttactgtttttgtcaatgaagAAAAGCATAGATAATGGCTTTAGTTCCCCGTGGGAAAGGGCTTCCTGACAACAAGGtcaagcagtgaaaatatttttgctgCTATAAATTGCTTAGtttgatatcaatcttctcatccaactgtCCACCAGAGAGTGAAGaagcatattttccaaaatgtcaaactatcccttttttgtaatgttttgttgGTTGGTGTTGTGATTTAAAGGAGCAGAATGAGACGTAGTACAGCGCGTAGAGGAGACACAGAGCATCATGATGTCATGCATGCTCTGGTTTCCCCATCGCAGACAGAGATGCACCCGCAAACACTGGGCCCTAATTACAGAGAGTTGTAAGAGGAGGAACTGCTGAAGCCagcatttcctctctctctcgcagaCTGCAGGACTTGAGCAGTGGGAAAGTGGGACAGTTAACTTTCTGCAGACTCGGGCGTCTTTTAAAACCATTCATCCTCTCTTCAGTTTGAAGGGTTAACACAGTTGGAAGAGTTCCAGTGAAACGTGAGTCAGTGCTGTAAAGACTCCAACATGTTGAGAGTTGCTCTGCAGACAGATAGCGGTGATGTGAGCAGATCTGTAAACTCGAGTTGAATATCTTCTTGTTTTGACTGGTGCCACTCATGCGTGAAACATACGCTCCATCTTTTCACACAGAGGACTGGCGGTCTGTGTTGATGCCTGCAGGCACAGATTTGATCAGTTTTACCTGTGAATCTGTTGCCTGACGCTCGCAGTTTGTGACCTTTTGTCCAATGAGAGCTTTTACATTGATGCATGTGTGATCTTGTTATGTCTGAATTGTCACTGTTACGTTTTTATCGctgtttcgtttttttttcaGGCAAGGCCGAGGCCGACGGGCGCATGCATGTGACCCTGTGTGATTACATCATGCCCTGGGACTCCTTGAGCAACACCCAGAAGAAGGGCTTGAGCCAGCGCTACCAGATGGGCTGTGATTGCAAGGTAAGGCAGTGACTGTCTGTGTATCCATGGTTTATCTCCCAGAGTCCCCGCTCTTAAAGTCAGACATAACAGACCAAATGAGATGAGACATGagccacaacaacaaacatgcgatgagtcattcatttaaaaaaaagacaaatatttattgGTTTTGAGCATCTTATATGAGAGGATTTTGCTGCGTGCTGTATTTATAGAGAAATGTAACAGTTTAAACTTTAATAAAACAGTAtaacatataatgtaaataaattgtCGTAGTTTCAAATAACAACCAGCCCTACTGTGAATGTGTAAAATACGACGGTATCATAAGTTGACTTAACATGACTCAGCAGATTGTGCACACAGTATAGGGTGattgtcctgtgtgtctctgcagattGTGCGCTGTCCCTCTTTGCCCTGCGAGATCTCTGCTCCTGAGGAGTGTCTGTGGACGGACATGATGATCGAGAAGCAGGTACACGGACGCCAGGCCAACCACTACGCCTGCGTGAAGCGGGTGGACGGCTCCTGCTCCTGGTACCGCGGCATTGCGTCGCCCAAGAAGGAGTTCCTGGACGCTGACGACCCTTAGTCGCGTGGCACGCCTGACTGCCCACTgtctggaaaataaatgtaaacggTTCCATTGAAATTAAAGATAACAACATCAGCAAAGTgatttctgtttaaaaaaggcaaagctTATGTGACTGAAATTACCTGCTGGTCTGAAAACAACCTTCATcctctctttgtatttgttgtctGTTAGCATTTCAGTCAGAGAAAGCGACCTCAGCATTGCTCAACTTTAACTGAAGAGGCTCGGAGGTTCTTCTCAGACACAGCggttctgtaaaaacaaataaaatcgcATCATGAGACATAGACTGGTCAAGTGATGATGTAACTTCCTCCTGAGGCTGGCGTCAGGAGGATATAAATTCTCGGTGAGACAGAGCACTTCCTGCCCCGCAAAGCGCTTTAACAGCTCTGCCCTCCGACTCCAACAATCAATCCCCGATCTACGGACGATCATTCGTTACCCATCGTGTTTCTTACTTTTATTACCTCATTCTCTATTTTATTCCAAAGCCAAATTCCAAGTTGCCTTTTTTTTAGATGATTGTCGCGCTCTCTCTGTCCGAACACTTTTAGTtactctctcgtcttctctgctgGGACTCCCACGACAgggttttcttttaaaagaacaTGAGTCATCTTGCATGGCTGATCTTTTCTGGTTTCATTCGGTGAAAAGTCTTCTCTTGTGGTGATTTTAAGTCTGTGATCGTCACAGGCCTCACTGGACCAGTCTATGCTGTGTAAAGATGAGcactttaaatttaaaaacCTGCTCTCTGCCCCGCAGTCCAATCAGAAATATCCCAAatttctcttcttcatctcGTCTTCACCCCTCTCCCTTGTTACCCCCACTATGTAGCTGTACAGTACCTATGCATATACTAGTTTTGTTGTTActtgatgattattatttactGCATTAGAACTAGATTTGCACTTTTTTGAGGATCCAGTAAAGACAAGAGCCTGAGCACTCTGATGTGACAGTTATTATAGTTCGCCCCGACCGACAGATCCACCTCAGGTGCAGATTTCTCCTATTTTGAGTGCTTTTGGTGATCCCTATTCACTTATTCTTGCTATCTTTGTCATAACAGATAAAATAGTACTTGcaatagaagaaaaacaaaaaatgtggcGCGTGAGAGGTTCGGATATAAGGGATCTTTTTGCAGGTTttatgtgtgaaagagaaacaaaaaagagctTTGTTGGATGTTATTTCAGTGTCTTTGTATTATCTGTTGATTGTAAATGCCAACAGCAGTTTAATGATTTGCCAATATATTCTCGCAGACGGTTCATTTCATGAGTAATAAGGTCTTTA contains:
- the timp2a gene encoding metalloproteinase inhibitor 2a is translated as MFIKMPFSVNGILCTLALLVLWRAEELAEACSCAPVHPQQAFCNADVVIRAKVVGEREVDSGNDVYGNPIKRIQYEVKQIKMFKGPNQDIDAIFTAPVSAVCGVTLDVTGKKEYLISGKAEADGRMHVTLCDYIMPWDSLSNTQKKGLSQRYQMGCDCKIVRCPSLPCEISAPEECLWTDMMIEKQVHGRQANHYACVKRVDGSCSWYRGIASPKKEFLDADDP